A genomic stretch from Methanocaldococcus sp. includes:
- the topA gene encoding DNA topoisomerase I, whose product MSVLIICEKPSVAKKIANALGKPKKKTIYNVPYYELERNGKKIIVASAVGHLFTLVEKNNTKFGHYPVFDVKWVPASVEKGKKYVDNYIKALKKLSKEADEIYIATDWDIEGELIGFHALKYCCSKTKAKRMRFSSLTKNEIVKAFENPDEIDYGLVDAGESRHIIDWYYGINLSRALMNAIKAVNRWKTMSVGRVQGPALSFLTERELEIKKFVPKPYWVIEALLKDNLKAIHEKEKFWDEKEAKNVYEKVKNEKFGKVVEIKRTVRKIKPLPPFDLGTLQREAYNYFKFSPKETQEIAQSLYEKGLCLHPDTLILLPDGVKKIKDLDEEGNILCLNKDLKLTKSKYKLLKRTVKEKLIKIILNGGTELIATKEHPILVYMDKLIFVPSGELKENEQVVTLSYGDVYIQKIKKIEEIDYEGEVYDLTVEKYHNFIANGVVVHNCSYPRTSSQKLPKDKNYLKNILSILKNHPIYGKWAKDILNKGDLKPVEGKKEDPAHPAIHVVDIPKDEELSEKEKKIYDLIARRTLSAFWDNAEREYSNIKININGEIFKLSGSRTLKEGWHEIYYFPKFDDCELPKLNKGDLIPIQKITITKKETQPPKRYTVASIIKELEKRKLGTKATRAEIVEKLIKRGYVIDDGSLKVTDLGISVVETLKKFCPEIIDEKMTRDLEEKLEKIQFRKIKKDDVLDEAEQKLRKILEEFKKKEKDVGMFLIKKLDFNNTNSNTKENKENKTESKKVVGKCPKCGGELIIREGKYGKFLGCSNYPKCKYTEKLNKKVDKT is encoded by the coding sequence ATGAGTGTTTTAATTATTTGTGAAAAGCCAAGTGTTGCTAAAAAAATAGCTAATGCTTTGGGAAAACCTAAGAAAAAAACTATCTATAATGTTCCATACTACGAATTGGAAAGAAATGGGAAAAAAATTATTGTTGCAAGTGCTGTTGGGCATTTATTTACGCTGGTTGAAAAAAACAATACTAAATTTGGACATTATCCTGTTTTTGATGTAAAATGGGTGCCAGCAAGTGTTGAAAAAGGAAAAAAATATGTTGATAACTATATAAAGGCATTAAAAAAACTTTCTAAGGAGGCAGATGAAATATATATAGCAACAGATTGGGACATTGAGGGAGAATTAATAGGTTTTCACGCATTGAAATACTGTTGCAGTAAAACAAAAGCTAAGAGAATGAGATTTTCCTCATTAACAAAAAATGAGATTGTAAAAGCGTTTGAAAATCCTGATGAAATAGATTATGGTTTGGTAGATGCTGGTGAAAGTAGGCATATCATAGATTGGTATTATGGTATAAACTTATCAAGGGCTTTAATGAATGCTATTAAGGCAGTAAATAGATGGAAAACAATGAGTGTTGGTAGAGTTCAAGGACCAGCATTATCTTTTTTAACTGAGAGAGAGTTGGAAATTAAAAAATTTGTTCCAAAGCCATACTGGGTTATTGAGGCATTATTAAAGGATAATTTAAAGGCAATACATGAAAAAGAGAAATTTTGGGATGAAAAAGAGGCTAAAAATGTTTATGAAAAAGTAAAAAATGAAAAGTTTGGGAAGGTTGTAGAGATAAAAAGAACTGTGAGAAAGATAAAGCCACTCCCTCCCTTTGACTTAGGAACTTTACAGAGAGAGGCATACAACTATTTTAAGTTTTCTCCAAAGGAAACCCAAGAAATTGCCCAAAGTTTGTATGAAAAAGGTTTATGTTTGCATCCAGACACATTAATTTTATTACCTGATGGAGTTAAGAAAATTAAGGATTTGGATGAGGAAGGAAATATTTTATGTTTAAATAAAGATTTGAAATTAACAAAATCAAAATATAAACTTTTAAAAAGAACAGTAAAAGAGAAACTAATAAAAATTATCTTAAATGGTGGAACTGAACTTATTGCAACAAAAGAGCATCCAATTTTAGTTTATATGGATAAGTTAATATTTGTTCCTTCTGGAGAGTTGAAAGAAAATGAACAAGTAGTAACACTTAGTTATGGAGATGTTTATATCCAAAAAATTAAAAAAATTGAAGAAATTGATTATGAAGGAGAGGTTTATGATTTAACAGTTGAAAAATACCACAACTTTATAGCCAATGGTGTAGTTGTGCATAACTGCTCATACCCAAGGACATCTTCCCAAAAATTACCAAAGGATAAAAACTATCTAAAAAATATTTTAAGCATTTTAAAGAATCATCCAATTTATGGAAAATGGGCTAAAGATATTTTAAATAAGGGAGATTTAAAGCCAGTTGAAGGTAAAAAAGAGGATCCTGCTCATCCTGCAATACATGTTGTAGATATTCCAAAAGATGAAGAATTATCAGAAAAAGAAAAAAAGATTTACGATTTAATTGCAAGAAGAACATTAAGTGCTTTTTGGGATAATGCAGAGAGGGAATATTCAAATATAAAAATTAACATAAATGGAGAGATTTTTAAACTATCTGGTTCAAGAACATTAAAAGAAGGTTGGCATGAAATTTATTACTTCCCAAAATTTGATGACTGTGAGTTGCCAAAGTTAAATAAGGGAGATTTAATACCTATTCAAAAAATAACTATAACTAAAAAAGAAACTCAACCACCTAAAAGATACACTGTTGCAAGTATAATTAAGGAATTGGAGAAAAGAAAGTTAGGAACTAAGGCAACGAGGGCGGAAATCGTTGAGAAATTAATAAAAAGAGGGTATGTTATTGATGATGGCTCATTAAAAGTAACTGACTTGGGAATTTCAGTCGTTGAAACTTTAAAAAAGTTCTGTCCAGAAATTATTGACGAAAAAATGACGAGAGATTTAGAAGAGAAGTTAGAAAAGATACAGTTTAGAAAGATTAAAAAAGATGATGTTTTAGATGAGGCAGAACAAAAATTAAGGAAAATTTTAGAAGAATTTAAAAAGAAAGAAAAAGATGTAGGAATGTTCCTTATAAAAAAGTTAGATTTTAATAATACTAACTCAAATACAAAAGAAAATAAAGAAAATAAAACTGAAAGTAAAAAAGTTGTTGGAAAATGTCCTAAATGTGGTGGAGAGTTAATAATTAGAGAAGGAAAGTATGGAAAGTTTCTTGGCTGTTCAAATTATCCAAAGTGTAAATATACAGAAAAATTAAATAAAAAGGTGGATAAAACATGA
- a CDS encoding class I SAM-dependent rRNA methyltransferase, producing MIPKLYVDFGGYSAIEKGNLIIPRENILNKEDFDKIEIGEVVDIYSKRGKFLGRGFKNPREIRIMTLKKENLDENYIREKIIKANEYRVNFLGFKDTYRMVYTQSDWLNGLVIDKYNDIATVQIFNYGIEKMKDVIVETLLDLGIDSIYEKSSGRNRKRAGLPEVEGILVGKKTETIIKEGDAKFKVTFDGQKTGFFLDQRENRLEIEKFIKEGDRVLDVCCYTGGFSVHCAIKGAEVVGVDLSKKALKVAEENMELNNIPKDKYTFIEGNAFKVLEEFIEDGEKFDIVILDPPAFAQSKKSLKDAIRGYHMLNRFGAKLADRLLVTCSCSQPLEPDAFKALVIDACLKAKKWAKIIKYGSQSPDHPITSKGTEYLKCLFLSLEKI from the coding sequence ATGATTCCGAAATTGTATGTTGATTTTGGAGGTTATTCAGCAATAGAAAAAGGAAATTTAATAATTCCAAGAGAGAATATCTTAAATAAAGAAGATTTTGATAAAATAGAAATTGGAGAGGTAGTTGATATATATTCAAAGAGAGGGAAATTTTTAGGAAGAGGTTTTAAAAATCCAAGAGAAATTAGAATAATGACACTAAAAAAAGAAAATTTGGATGAAAACTACATAAGAGAGAAAATAATTAAGGCTAATGAATATAGAGTAAATTTTTTAGGATTTAAAGACACTTATAGGATGGTTTATACTCAATCAGATTGGTTAAATGGTTTGGTTATTGACAAATATAACGATATAGCCACAGTTCAAATATTCAACTACGGTATTGAAAAAATGAAAGATGTAATTGTAGAGACACTCTTAGATTTAGGGATAGATAGTATTTATGAAAAAAGTTCTGGAAGGAATAGAAAAAGAGCAGGATTGCCAGAGGTTGAGGGTATATTAGTTGGAAAGAAAACAGAAACAATTATTAAAGAAGGGGATGCAAAATTTAAAGTTACCTTTGATGGACAAAAAACAGGATTTTTTTTAGACCAAAGAGAAAATAGGTTAGAGATAGAGAAGTTTATAAAAGAAGGGGATAGAGTTTTAGATGTCTGTTGCTATACAGGAGGATTTTCAGTCCATTGTGCAATTAAAGGAGCAGAAGTTGTAGGAGTAGATTTATCTAAAAAGGCTTTAAAAGTAGCGGAGGAAAATATGGAATTAAATAATATTCCTAAGGATAAATACACTTTTATAGAAGGCAATGCATTTAAAGTTTTAGAGGAGTTTATAGAGGATGGAGAGAAATTTGATATAGTAATTTTAGACCCTCCTGCATTTGCTCAATCAAAAAAATCTTTGAAGGACGCTATTAGGGGCTATCATATGTTAAATAGATTTGGAGCTAAATTGGCTGATAGATTATTAGTAACTTGTTCTTGCTCTCAACCATTAGAGCCAGATGCATTTAAAGCGTTAGTTATAGATGCATGTCTAAAAGCAAAAAAATGGGCTAAAATCATTAAATATGGCTCACAAAGTCCAGATCATCCAATAACTTCTAAGGGAACAGAATACTTAAAGTGTCTATTTTTAAGTTTAGAAAAAATTTAA
- a CDS encoding PCI domain-containing protein, producing MRYVAYKIYPEEFLKNEVVENSLIIEGRKVRRVRILGKVENINVGEILSFYVDGVNVKYFEDKPVYIKEGDIVDVIGRPRTFNGDKYLMAEIIKVRDEKWIKLRDLEIKKTRKYLLENAELADDEDKEEEFEEDIEIENLDPEVIKEKILSLIEKFGEITFEELSGMVKLSEEDLEKYLSELIESGEILEPIPGVYKIQ from the coding sequence ATGAGATATGTTGCCTATAAAATTTATCCAGAAGAATTCTTAAAAAATGAAGTTGTTGAAAATTCTTTAATTATAGAGGGTAGAAAGGTTAGAAGAGTAAGAATTTTAGGAAAAGTGGAAAATATAAATGTTGGAGAAATTTTATCTTTTTATGTTGATGGAGTTAATGTTAAGTATTTTGAAGATAAACCAGTTTATATCAAAGAGGGAGATATTGTTGATGTAATTGGAAGACCAAGAACATTCAATGGAGATAAATATTTAATGGCTGAAATTATTAAAGTTAGGGATGAAAAGTGGATAAAACTTAGAGATTTGGAAATAAAAAAGACGAGAAAATATTTATTAGAAAATGCTGAATTGGCAGATGATGAAGATAAAGAGGAAGAATTTGAAGAAGATATAGAAATTGAAAATTTAGATCCAGAAGTTATAAAAGAAAAAATATTATCTCTTATTGAAAAATTTGGAGAAATTACATTTGAAGAACTCTCTGGTATGGTTAAACTTTCAGAGGAAGATTTAGAAAAGTATTTATCTGAATTAATAGAATCTGGGGAAATCCTTGAGCCCATACCTGGAGTTTATAAAATACAGTAA
- the hpt gene encoding hypoxanthine/guanine phosphoribosyltransferase yields MLLEETLKSCPIVKRGNYHYFIHPITDGVPIVEPKLLREVAIRIIKIGNFEDVDKIVTAEAMGIPLATILSLYTDIPYVIMRKREYKLPGEIPVFQTTGYSKGQLYLNGINKGDKVVIVDDVISTGGTMIAIIEALKKAGAEIKDIICVIERGNGKKEVEEKTGYKIKTLVKIDVVDGKVVILDK; encoded by the coding sequence TTGCTATTAGAAGAAACTTTAAAATCCTGTCCTATTGTAAAAAGAGGAAATTATCATTATTTTATTCACCCAATAACTGATGGAGTCCCAATTGTAGAGCCAAAATTGTTGAGAGAAGTTGCAATAAGAATAATCAAAATTGGAAACTTTGAGGATGTTGATAAAATAGTAACTGCCGAGGCTATGGGAATTCCTTTGGCAACTATCCTCTCTTTATATACTGATATACCCTATGTAATTATGAGAAAGAGAGAGTATAAGTTGCCAGGAGAAATTCCTGTTTTTCAAACTACTGGTTATAGTAAAGGACAATTATATTTAAATGGAATAAATAAGGGAGATAAAGTAGTAATTGTAGATGATGTTATATCTACGGGAGGAACGATGATTGCTATAATTGAGGCATTAAAAAAAGCAGGGGCTGAGATAAAGGATATAATATGTGTTATAGAAAGAGGAAATGGTAAAAAAGAAGTTGAAGAAAAAACTGGCTATAAAATTAAAACATTAGTTAAAATTGATGTTGTAGATGGAAAAGTTGTAATTTTAGATAAATAA
- a CDS encoding fumarylacetoacetate hydrolase family protein, with product MDIRSINPTKIVCVGLNYIDHAKELNMEIPEYPIIFLKPTSAIIYNEDYIIKPKISKRVDYEVELAIVIGKKCKNVKKSESEDYIMGYTILNDVTARDLQQKDGQWTRAKSFDTFCPIGPRIVKDIDPMNLNIECRVNNEVKQKSNTKNMIFDVYELVEFVSSIMTLYPGDIISTGTPPGVGELKVGDVVECKIENIGILRNYFIQ from the coding sequence ATGGACATAAGAAGTATAAATCCTACAAAGATTGTATGCGTTGGTTTGAACTATATAGACCACGCTAAGGAGTTAAATATGGAAATTCCCGAATATCCAATAATATTTTTAAAGCCTACTTCTGCAATTATATATAATGAAGATTACATTATAAAACCAAAAATTTCAAAAAGAGTTGATTATGAGGTTGAATTAGCAATTGTTATAGGAAAAAAATGTAAAAATGTTAAAAAATCAGAATCTGAGGATTACATAATGGGATACACAATTTTAAATGATGTAACTGCAAGAGATTTACAGCAGAAAGATGGGCAATGGACGAGGGCTAAGTCATTTGATACATTTTGTCCAATAGGTCCAAGAATAGTTAAAGACATAGACCCAATGAACCTAAATATTGAGTGTAGAGTTAATAATGAAGTTAAACAAAAATCTAACACTAAAAATATGATTTTTGATGTCTATGAATTGGTAGAATTTGTTTCATCAATAATGACACTATATCCTGGAGATATTATTTCCACAGGAACTCCTCCTGGCGTAGGAGAGTTAAAAGTTGGAGATGTCGTAGAGTGTAAAATTGAAAATATAGGAATTTTAAGGAATTATTTTATACAATAA
- the argH gene encoding argininosuccinate lyase produces MNILRRGRLGNSIKEDVAKYTTSLDFDKEIFEADILCDIAHVIMLYEEGIIDKDTAKKIIEGLKGIYKNGIECLNLDPSLDDIHMVIENELIKKLGEDVAGRMHTGRSRNDEVATDLRLVLREKVLEISKLLINMLKDLLELADEHKHTLTVGYTHLQHAQPTTFAHHLLSYVSAIERDILRLFDTYKRINISPLGCGALATTGFKINRERTKELLGFDKLIENSMDGVSARDFILEVMADLSILGTNLSKICEELVLFSTYEFRTVEIANEYCSTSSIMPQKKNPDVAEIARAKLCKLNGNLVTALTILKALPNTYNRDLQEITPNLWESVYITIDTIKMIHGMLKTLKVNKDRMRELAYANYSTATELADTLVKEANIPFRTAHGIVGEVVRKSIEEKRDILEVIKEVLQKYNLKVDEEKIKKVLNPYENVKMRNVIGGPSPEEVEKRIKAFKERLEKYEKEVNEKINKINKIKENLLSYEI; encoded by the coding sequence ATGAACATTTTGAGAAGAGGTAGATTAGGGAACTCTATTAAGGAAGATGTAGCAAAATACACAACAAGTTTAGATTTTGACAAAGAAATTTTTGAAGCAGACATTTTGTGTGACATAGCCCATGTAATAATGCTTTATGAGGAGGGAATTATAGATAAAGATACTGCAAAAAAGATTATTGAAGGTTTGAAAGGAATTTACAAAAATGGGATAGAATGTTTAAACTTAGACCCTTCCTTAGATGATATACATATGGTTATTGAAAATGAGTTAATTAAAAAACTTGGTGAAGATGTCGCTGGAAGAATGCACACTGGAAGGAGTAGAAATGATGAAGTAGCAACAGATTTAAGATTAGTATTGAGGGAGAAGGTTTTAGAAATTAGTAAATTATTGATTAATATGCTAAAAGATTTATTAGAGTTGGCAGATGAGCATAAGCACACTTTAACAGTTGGATACACTCATTTACAACACGCTCAGCCAACAACATTTGCTCATCATCTATTAAGTTATGTTTCAGCAATTGAAAGAGATATATTGAGATTATTTGATACATATAAAAGAATCAATATTTCTCCATTAGGTTGTGGAGCGTTGGCAACAACGGGATTTAAAATTAATAGAGAGAGAACAAAGGAACTTTTAGGATTTGACAAATTAATAGAGAACTCAATGGATGGTGTCTCTGCAAGAGATTTTATATTGGAAGTTATGGCTGATTTATCAATATTAGGAACTAATTTATCAAAAATTTGCGAAGAGTTAGTTCTATTTTCAACTTATGAGTTTAGAACTGTTGAAATAGCAAATGAATATTGCTCAACATCCTCTATAATGCCTCAGAAAAAAAATCCTGATGTTGCTGAAATTGCAAGGGCTAAACTTTGCAAATTAAATGGAAATTTAGTTACTGCATTAACAATATTAAAGGCTCTACCAAATACTTACAATAGAGATTTGCAGGAAATTACTCCTAATTTATGGGAGAGTGTATATATTACAATAGACACAATAAAAATGATTCATGGAATGTTAAAAACTTTAAAAGTTAATAAAGATAGAATGAGAGAGTTGGCATATGCAAATTATTCTACTGCTACAGAATTGGCTGACACATTGGTTAAGGAGGCAAATATACCATTTAGAACTGCCCACGGAATCGTTGGTGAGGTTGTTAGAAAGTCAATTGAAGAAAAGAGAGATATATTGGAAGTTATAAAAGAGGTTTTACAAAAATACAATTTGAAAGTAGATGAGGAAAAGATAAAAAAGGTATTAAATCCTTATGAAAATGTCAAAATGAGAAATGTTATTGGAGGCCCTTCCCCCGAGGAAGTTGAAAAAAGAATAAAGGCATTTAAAGAGAGATTAGAAAAATATGAAAAAGAAGTAAATGAAAAAATTAATAAAATAAATAAAATTAAAGAAAATCTTCTATCCTATGAAATCTAA
- a CDS encoding metal-dependent hydrolase: MNWKGHVILGLIFGLPFISSPEQIFLVLSGAFYPDLDHEVKEDIVKRGIIISGGIVLINILLYFFEKSLFNIDLFVLGVSVFLIFLIPYFSEHRTYTHTIWSLLFVSIIIGFLSYKLSFISKVFAGLISLLMVTNEVLLGKIIVYVIFVWAILDIINLNPNINGVLHYILPVAIGYYSHIVGDSLTPAGVRIFYPISKYKLRKKGGYILIIFWLIFVILFWLRNLNMI; encoded by the coding sequence ATGAACTGGAAGGGACATGTAATTTTAGGACTTATATTTGGGTTACCTTTTATTTCTTCCCCAGAACAGATATTTTTAGTTTTATCAGGGGCTTTTTATCCAGATTTAGACCACGAGGTTAAAGAGGATATTGTAAAGAGAGGTATTATAATTTCAGGTGGAATTGTATTAATTAATATTTTACTTTATTTTTTTGAAAAAAGTTTGTTTAATATTGATTTATTTGTTTTAGGAGTTTCAGTTTTTTTAATCTTTTTAATTCCATATTTTTCAGAGCATAGAACTTATACTCATACTATTTGGTCGTTGTTATTTGTCTCTATAATTATTGGTTTTTTATCTTACAAACTTTCATTTATTTCAAAGGTTTTTGCTGGATTAATATCTTTGTTAATGGTTACTAATGAAGTTTTATTGGGAAAAATAATAGTATATGTTATTTTTGTATGGGCCATTTTAGATATTATTAATCTAAATCCAAATATTAATGGTGTTTTACATTACATATTACCAGTTGCTATTGGTTATTATTCCCATATAGTAGGAGATTCCTTAACACCAGCGGGTGTTAGGATTTTTTATCCAATATCTAAATATAAATTAAGAAAAAAAGGAGGATACATATTAATAATATTCTGGCTAATTTTTGTTATATTATTTTGGTTAAGAAATCTCAATATGATATAA
- a CDS encoding D-glucuronyl C5-epimerase family protein gives MFKNIKSFIIILVVTISSFIFGYIVGVSQPMYSENSIIQYFKNPKPFTVEDISMPVTYYGTIKGEYIGYQITPHNVNEEARKCFYKYFKLKDKDPEEAEKYLKRGLFLTEYLISQAEKETVNLNGKNITFIIWRYNFDFPEYNLSRGWTGSLCQAGCMKTLYLAYKCTNDKRYLILAKEALNAFIVPVEKGGLLKIRVKDNKTYYWYPEYASKNPPYVLNGFITSVIWIGEFANETNDKEAYFLYKEGLRSIKAFLPDYDAGDWSYYDALKHRCNEHLQRLQMLWLYNLTKDKIFLKYYNKWKE, from the coding sequence ATGTTTAAAAATATTAAAAGTTTTATTATAATATTAGTAGTTACTATATCATCTTTTATTTTTGGATATATCGTTGGAGTTTCACAGCCCATGTATTCTGAAAATTCTATTATTCAGTATTTCAAAAATCCAAAGCCTTTTACAGTTGAAGATATTAGTATGCCTGTAACTTACTATGGAACAATAAAAGGAGAATACATTGGTTATCAAATAACTCCTCACAATGTAAATGAAGAGGCAAGAAAATGCTTTTATAAATACTTTAAATTAAAGGATAAAGATCCAGAAGAGGCTGAAAAATATTTAAAGAGAGGTTTATTTTTAACAGAATATTTAATTTCTCAGGCAGAAAAAGAAACTGTAAATTTAAATGGAAAAAATATTACCTTTATTATTTGGAGGTATAATTTTGATTTTCCAGAGTATAATTTATCAAGAGGTTGGACTGGCTCTCTATGTCAGGCAGGATGCATGAAAACTTTGTATTTAGCATATAAATGCACAAATGATAAAAGGTATTTAATTTTAGCAAAAGAGGCGTTAAATGCCTTTATAGTGCCTGTTGAAAAGGGAGGTTTATTAAAAATAAGAGTAAAAGATAATAAAACTTACTATTGGTATCCAGAGTATGCATCAAAAAATCCACCTTATGTTTTAAATGGATTTATAACCTCTGTTATTTGGATTGGAGAGTTTGCAAATGAAACAAATGATAAAGAGGCTTATTTTTTATATAAAGAGGGATTAAGATCAATAAAAGCATTTCTTCCTGATTACGATGCAGGAGATTGGAGTTATTACGATGCGTTAAAACATAGATGTAATGAACATCTCCAAAGATTACAGATGTTATGGTTATATAATCTAACTAAAGATAAAATATTTTTAAAATACTACAATAAATGGAAAGAATAA
- a CDS encoding radical SAM protein — translation MELEDMALIFSKFILNPLVKRQILDLFKKDSNGKLIIENYIDAYINGEDICSIKYKLLKDIINRGLKTFAGEKYIDEFKNYLKDPYFKKGLISVIRGLAYFGVKKPFVSGAPFLVVWDVTYRCNLKCKHCYANAGKPLEDELNNEEAKKVVDILGNAGIVAIAFSGGEPLMRKDLFELIDRAKSYEMQISIATNGTLLNKENVKKLKEHNVDFVQISLDGTKETHEKFRGIKGIYDKTIEGIKNVIEEGICCGISMTATKLNYKDVLNVIDLSEELGVNYFILYNYIPVGVGDFDIDLSAEEREELLNLLWDKLMNETNKKCKTAFLSTAPYYSRTALEHNKYYLATHFANVDLDGDDRLKSLANFIGGCGCGRFYLSLRANGDIQPCVFFPLKLGNIREFNDEEDFLEFWKNNKVLNDLRIREKLIICGKCKYKYVCGGCRARAYSYFKDYLREDPGCILTKKYH, via the coding sequence ATGGAACTTGAAGATATGGCTTTAATTTTTTCAAAATTTATTTTAAATCCTCTGGTAAAAAGACAAATCTTAGATTTATTTAAAAAAGATTCTAATGGTAAATTAATAATTGAAAATTATATAGATGCATACATTAATGGGGAAGATATTTGTTCAATTAAATATAAACTTTTAAAAGATATTATTAATAGAGGTTTAAAGACATTTGCTGGAGAGAAATATATTGATGAATTCAAAAATTATTTAAAAGATCCTTATTTTAAAAAAGGATTAATAAGTGTGATAAGAGGATTAGCATATTTTGGAGTAAAAAAGCCATTTGTTTCAGGGGCTCCATTTTTAGTAGTTTGGGATGTAACATATAGATGTAATCTTAAATGTAAGCATTGCTATGCAAATGCTGGAAAGCCACTAGAAGATGAGTTAAATAATGAAGAGGCTAAGAAAGTTGTTGATATATTGGGTAATGCTGGAATAGTAGCTATTGCATTTTCTGGGGGAGAACCATTAATGAGAAAAGATTTATTTGAATTAATAGATAGAGCTAAAAGTTATGAAATGCAGATTTCAATAGCTACAAATGGAACACTATTAAATAAAGAAAATGTGAAAAAATTAAAAGAGCATAATGTTGATTTTGTTCAAATTAGTTTAGATGGTACTAAAGAGACTCATGAAAAATTTAGAGGAATTAAAGGCATTTATGACAAAACTATTGAGGGAATAAAAAATGTTATAGAGGAAGGAATCTGCTGTGGAATATCAATGACTGCTACTAAATTAAACTATAAAGATGTTCTAAATGTTATTGATTTATCTGAAGAGTTGGGAGTAAATTACTTTATACTATATAACTACATTCCTGTAGGTGTGGGGGATTTTGATATAGATTTATCTGCCGAAGAGAGAGAAGAATTACTTAATCTATTATGGGATAAGTTAATGAATGAAACTAACAAAAAATGTAAAACTGCCTTTTTATCCACTGCTCCATATTATTCAAGAACAGCGTTAGAGCATAACAAATATTATCTTGCTACGCACTTTGCAAATGTTGATTTAGATGGAGATGACAGATTAAAGAGTTTAGCAAACTTTATTGGTGGCTGTGGATGCGGTAGATTTTATTTAAGTTTAAGAGCTAATGGGGATATTCAACCATGTGTATTTTTCCCATTAAAATTAGGGAATATTAGAGAATTTAATGATGAAGAAGATTTTTTAGAATTTTGGAAAAATAATAAAGTTTTGAATGATTTAAGAATTAGAGAAAAGTTAATTATTTGTGGAAAATGTAAATATAAATATGTATGTGGGGGTTGTAGAGCAAGAGCTTACTCATATTTTAAAGATTATTTAAGAGAAGATCCTGGATGTATTTTAACTAAAAAATATCATTAA
- a CDS encoding OsmC family protein, whose protein sequence is MNPEMIMEMMNSEIAKEMAPKMMPKMMPLALEKFLDKIPENERKKFIAKIVDIIVSKDEKKEISAEFYDMFETLLNIKGLSIHSRGGKGSTKEKISPMDLFLAGLCGCICIAVGNTLKENNIEAKIKVDGSVEKSFEEGRIKKVILNIYLKIDNTELDNKEELKKLVLNGSKKCLISNTLNCEIEKNIIFE, encoded by the coding sequence ATGAATCCAGAAATGATAATGGAAATGATGAACTCAGAAATAGCCAAAGAAATGGCTCCAAAGATGATGCCAAAAATGATGCCCTTAGCTTTAGAAAAGTTTTTAGATAAAATTCCTGAAAATGAAAGAAAAAAATTTATAGCTAAGATTGTTGATATTATTGTAAGTAAAGATGAGAAAAAGGAAATTTCCGCTGAATTTTATGATATGTTTGAAACTTTGTTAAATATTAAAGGATTAAGTATTCATTCAAGGGGAGGTAAAGGTTCTACAAAAGAAAAAATATCTCCAATGGATTTATTTTTAGCAGGACTATGTGGGTGTATTTGTATAGCAGTTGGAAATACATTAAAAGAAAATAACATAGAGGCTAAGATAAAAGTAGATGGATCTGTTGAAAAATCTTTTGAAGAGGGTCGAATAAAAAAAGTAATATTAAATATTTATCTAAAAATTGATAATACTGAATTGGATAATAAAGAAGAATTAAAGAAATTAGTTTTAAATGGCTCTAAAAAATGTTTAATTAGTAATACCTTAAACTGTGAAATTGAGAAAAATATTATTTTTGAATAA
- a CDS encoding ferredoxin family protein → MSEDLPIIGKDALGRVIKDWSKKPWWGIDRKKIEWYPKINYDKCIGCGLCFITCANRVVFDWDKEKKKPVVARPYNCVVACTTCKKLCPVDALEFPDREYIQKIIKENKLLAKAKEILKNHNLI, encoded by the coding sequence TTGAGTGAAGATTTACCAATTATAGGAAAAGATGCCTTAGGTAGAGTAATAAAAGATTGGAGTAAAAAACCATGGTGGGGAATTGATAGGAAAAAAATTGAATGGTATCCTAAAATAAACTATGATAAATGTATTGGTTGCGGATTATGTTTTATAACCTGTGCAAATAGAGTAGTATTTGATTGGGATAAAGAAAAGAAGAAACCTGTTGTTGCCAGACCTTACAACTGTGTAGTTGCCTGCACTACCTGCAAAAAGTTATGTCCAGTAGATGCATTAGAGTTTCCAGATAGAGAATATATACAAAAAATTATTAAAGAAAATAAATTGTTAGCCAAAGCCAAAGAAATTCTAAAAAATCATAATTTAATTTAA